One region of Micromonospora ureilytica genomic DNA includes:
- a CDS encoding RRQRL motif-containing zinc-binding protein, whose amino-acid sequence MTDLRSVDLDNLADRTGIRVEFYDPLGTRYGFPTFPYHCAPDGLATVRQLRAAGLRPNGQNPIAQIYWRHRNNRRVAYLYRLDMAAPKRTATPAQREAIAKALRARRTCRVCTQVKPYYIPRRYGECLDCHEGNPS is encoded by the coding sequence ATGACCGACCTTCGCAGCGTCGACCTCGACAACCTGGCCGATCGCACCGGCATCCGGGTCGAGTTCTACGACCCGCTGGGCACCCGCTACGGGTTCCCCACCTTCCCCTACCACTGCGCCCCTGACGGCCTGGCCACCGTGCGGCAGCTCCGCGCCGCCGGCCTTCGCCCCAACGGCCAAAACCCCATCGCGCAGATCTATTGGCGGCACCGCAACAACCGGCGAGTCGCCTACCTCTACCGCCTCGACATGGCCGCGCCCAAGCGCACCGCCACGCCCGCGCAGCGGGAGGCCATCGCCAAGGCGCTTCGCGCCCGCCGGACCTGCCGCGTCTGCACCCAGGTCAAGCCCTACTACATCCCCCGCCGCTACGGCGAATGCCTCGACTGCCACGAAGGGAACCCGTCGTGA
- a CDS encoding WXG100 family type VII secretion target — MTLSVEPQALVGFASQVDRAAVDVWAMRSYLYRHADVATGGEQIEIAKAAHEQAVQAINGTLNRLACLLENSAPELRAAAAYYRTTDLANADRLDRTLPPASDRCITTLELELANNPCAPANFVDVRDVRGHLDTPGDPDKPANSLGWMDYISPASWLNEVFNHVFGFDPIGRLQSEVSGDWEALAKMAPVVDNIGGALHDLAYNVQAGTTTLHPLWHGVAGDGAFRYFTTTANATADLQTPMSAISKAYREMADAVWSAGEALGGVVKSLIDAAIITGLAAAAGTATSATGVGALVGYGVAAAEVANMFRLWAEATKLCQQIAAAVLAFRAVLTRELSGLDTVALPALPDGGRYDHPLADAKA; from the coding sequence ATGACGCTGTCTGTCGAGCCGCAAGCTTTGGTCGGCTTCGCCAGCCAAGTCGACCGTGCCGCCGTCGACGTGTGGGCAATGCGCAGCTACCTCTACCGTCACGCCGACGTCGCAACCGGTGGCGAGCAGATTGAGATCGCCAAAGCCGCGCACGAGCAGGCGGTGCAGGCCATCAACGGCACCCTCAACCGACTCGCCTGCCTCCTAGAAAACTCCGCCCCCGAGCTGAGGGCCGCCGCGGCCTACTACCGCACAACCGACCTGGCCAACGCCGACCGCCTTGACCGCACCCTCCCGCCAGCAAGCGACCGGTGCATCACCACCCTTGAACTGGAACTGGCGAACAACCCCTGCGCCCCCGCGAACTTCGTCGACGTCCGCGACGTACGCGGCCACCTCGACACCCCGGGCGACCCAGACAAGCCCGCGAACTCGCTCGGCTGGATGGACTACATCAGCCCAGCGAGCTGGCTCAACGAGGTGTTCAACCACGTCTTCGGCTTCGACCCCATCGGCAGACTCCAAAGCGAAGTTTCCGGCGACTGGGAAGCCCTGGCCAAGATGGCACCCGTCGTCGACAACATCGGAGGCGCCCTCCATGACTTGGCCTACAACGTCCAGGCCGGCACCACCACCCTGCACCCGCTCTGGCACGGCGTCGCTGGCGACGGAGCCTTCCGCTACTTCACGACCACCGCCAACGCCACCGCCGACCTCCAAACTCCCATGTCCGCCATCAGCAAGGCTTACCGGGAGATGGCCGACGCTGTCTGGTCCGCCGGGGAAGCCCTCGGCGGCGTGGTCAAAAGCCTCATCGACGCCGCCATCATCACCGGCCTCGCCGCCGCTGCCGGCACCGCCACCTCGGCTACCGGCGTCGGCGCCCTCGTCGGCTACGGCGTTGCAGCCGCCGAAGTCGCCAACATGTTCCGGCTCTGGGCCGAAGCAACCAAGCTTTGCCAACAGATCGCCGCCGCCGTCCTCGCCTTCCGCGCCGTCCTCACCCGTGAACTCAGCGGCCTCGACACCGTCGCCCTCCCCGCACTCCCCGACGGCGGCCGATACGACCACCCCCTCGCCGACGCGAAGGCATGA
- a CDS encoding tyrosine-type recombinase/integrase produces the protein MKSRRVRIWAIKANAGAGGSKKAKRSYTVRWVVAGREKSRTFVTRALADSFRSDLMQAANRGEAFDIDTGLPDSMTETPAATTWLDFAKKYADMKWAGAAAKSRDSMTEALAAVTAALVKDATDRPPVELLRQALRNYVLPPPARGLDMPPHIADAVRWLRHASLPLPDLREAGTVRSALDVLVVKLDGKPAAATTARRKRSVFYNALQYAVELEELEFNPIDKLRVRSQRKKIAEVVDRRVVVNQRQALELLIAATYVGQRGRKAKRGERLVAFFACLYFAALRPAEALALREQDCDLPENGWGRLTLAKSRPQAGKRWTDSGEVHDDRGLKHRAEDEPRNVPIPPALVAILRAHIERFGFAKDGRLFQSERGNVVAASTYSRVLDEARRLALTPRQVDSPLAGRPYDLRHAAVSLWLNAGVPATEVADRAGHSVDVLLKVYAKCIDGAEATVNERISEALTGVAWPA, from the coding sequence GTGAAGTCTCGTCGCGTCCGCATCTGGGCGATCAAAGCCAACGCCGGGGCTGGCGGGTCGAAGAAGGCCAAGCGGTCGTACACCGTCCGGTGGGTGGTGGCTGGCCGCGAGAAGTCCCGCACGTTCGTCACGAGAGCACTGGCCGACAGCTTCCGCTCCGACCTGATGCAAGCCGCCAACCGGGGCGAGGCATTCGACATTGACACCGGGCTACCCGACTCGATGACGGAAACCCCGGCGGCTACGACCTGGCTGGACTTCGCCAAGAAGTACGCCGACATGAAGTGGGCGGGCGCTGCGGCCAAGTCGCGAGACAGCATGACCGAAGCGCTCGCCGCCGTCACAGCGGCACTCGTCAAGGACGCCACCGACCGACCGCCGGTCGAGCTGCTTCGCCAAGCGCTGCGTAACTACGTCCTGCCGCCGCCAGCTCGTGGCCTGGACATGCCGCCGCACATCGCTGACGCGGTGCGCTGGCTGCGCCACGCTTCCCTGCCGCTGCCTGATCTCCGCGAAGCGGGGACCGTTCGGAGTGCCCTCGACGTCCTGGTGGTGAAGCTCGACGGCAAGCCGGCCGCCGCGACCACCGCGCGTCGTAAGCGGTCGGTGTTCTACAACGCGCTTCAGTACGCGGTCGAGCTGGAAGAGTTGGAGTTCAACCCGATCGACAAGCTTCGCGTGCGGTCGCAGCGCAAGAAGATCGCCGAGGTCGTCGATCGTCGGGTGGTCGTCAACCAGCGCCAAGCGCTGGAACTGCTGATCGCTGCCACCTACGTTGGCCAGCGAGGTCGGAAGGCGAAACGTGGTGAGCGCCTGGTCGCGTTCTTCGCCTGCCTCTACTTCGCCGCCCTCCGTCCAGCAGAAGCGTTGGCGCTGCGAGAGCAGGACTGCGACCTACCCGAGAACGGATGGGGTCGGCTGACGCTGGCCAAGAGCCGACCCCAGGCGGGCAAGCGGTGGACCGATAGCGGCGAGGTTCACGACGACCGAGGGCTGAAGCATCGAGCCGAGGATGAGCCGCGTAACGTACCGATCCCGCCCGCGCTTGTGGCGATCCTGCGCGCCCACATCGAACGGTTCGGGTTCGCGAAGGACGGCCGCCTGTTCCAGAGTGAGCGGGGCAACGTGGTTGCGGCCTCGACCTACTCGCGCGTCTTGGATGAGGCGCGTCGACTGGCGTTGACGCCGCGCCAGGTTGACTCTCCGCTTGCTGGTCGGCCGTACGACCTGCGGCACGCCGCCGTGTCGCTGTGGCTGAACGCTGGTGTGCCGGCAACCGAGGTAGCCGACCGGGCCGGACACTCCGTGGACGTACTACTGAAGGTCTACGCCAAGTGCATCGACGGCGCGGAGGCAACCGTCAACGAGCGGATCTCTGAGGCTCTGACCGGCGTGGCCTGGCCCGCATGA
- a CDS encoding helix-turn-helix transcriptional regulator: protein MDDDLMTVPEVLAALNNVSRRTFYRWRELGIAPACIRLPNGELRISRKDLRIWLEQRREVAA from the coding sequence GTGGATGACGACCTGATGACCGTTCCGGAGGTGCTCGCCGCGCTCAACAACGTGTCCCGCCGGACGTTTTACCGGTGGCGCGAACTCGGCATCGCTCCGGCCTGCATCCGGCTTCCCAACGGAGAGCTTCGGATATCGAGGAAAGACCTCCGAATCTGGCTGGAACAGCGGCGCGAGGTGGCGGCGTGA
- a CDS encoding FtsK/SpoIIIE domain-containing protein, with protein sequence MTTTIPTTAEAVPVGPGLSMFDPIFIGIDEFGQPVYLDVIYRNLLTAGEPGGGKSGLINNICGHAALCDNTRLVLFDAKLVELGPWRDLADAFIGPDIDQGIDVLRRLLVVATNRYAWLLANRRRKLADGDGMSVIVTIIDELAMFSTVLGTKQQQEEFSTLLRGLVSLGRACGMPVVAATQRPSWDIIPASLRDLFGYRAAFRCTSLNSSNIILGQGWAEQGYTASDISPTNQGAAYLLAEGGVPRRIKAAYLTDTDIYNIADYAAWTRRPVGTSASTPTVDPTEWEMAA encoded by the coding sequence ATGACCACCACGATTCCCACCACTGCTGAGGCGGTGCCGGTGGGTCCTGGCCTGTCGATGTTCGACCCGATCTTCATCGGGATCGACGAGTTCGGCCAGCCCGTCTACCTGGACGTCATCTACCGCAACCTGCTCACCGCAGGCGAACCCGGCGGCGGTAAGTCCGGCCTCATCAACAACATCTGCGGCCACGCCGCCCTGTGCGACAACACCCGCCTGGTGCTGTTTGACGCCAAACTCGTCGAACTCGGCCCCTGGCGCGACCTCGCCGACGCGTTCATCGGCCCCGACATCGACCAGGGCATCGACGTCCTACGTCGCCTCCTGGTCGTCGCCACCAACCGCTACGCCTGGCTGCTGGCCAACCGGCGCCGCAAGCTCGCCGACGGCGACGGCATGTCCGTCATCGTCACCATCATCGACGAACTCGCCATGTTCTCGACCGTGCTCGGCACCAAGCAGCAACAGGAGGAGTTCTCCACCCTTCTACGAGGGCTCGTCTCCCTCGGCCGGGCCTGCGGCATGCCCGTCGTCGCCGCCACCCAGCGCCCGAGTTGGGACATCATCCCCGCTTCGCTGCGGGACTTGTTCGGCTACCGGGCCGCGTTCCGGTGCACCTCGCTGAACAGCTCGAACATCATCCTCGGACAGGGCTGGGCCGAGCAGGGCTACACCGCCTCCGACATCTCACCCACCAACCAGGGCGCGGCCTACCTCCTGGCCGAAGGCGGCGTCCCCCGCCGCATCAAAGCGGCCTACCTCACCGACACCGACATCTACAACATCGCCGACTACGCCGCCTGGACTCGCCGCCCTGTCGGCACCAGCGCCAGCACCCCCACGGTCGACCCCACCGAGTGGGAGATGGCGGCATGA
- a CDS encoding DUF6197 family protein, whose protein sequence is MKATHNPPTTAAVTPADLLRMAALYVRRHGWTQGDYYTIVFDAATPRACVSGAIAMAAYGTATDFPFGVDRPERPDFRTALGVLRDFLDLSCTSRLFGWNDKPGRTADDVINALTAAADQWDSLHTQGGDNR, encoded by the coding sequence ATGAAGGCTACCCACAACCCACCCACCACAGCAGCGGTCACACCGGCCGACCTGCTGCGGATGGCCGCCCTATACGTGCGCCGGCACGGCTGGACCCAGGGCGACTACTACACGATCGTTTTCGACGCCGCCACTCCACGGGCCTGCGTCTCCGGCGCTATCGCCATGGCTGCCTACGGCACTGCCACCGACTTCCCGTTTGGTGTCGACCGTCCCGAGCGGCCCGACTTCCGTACCGCCTTGGGCGTCCTGCGGGACTTCCTCGACCTGAGTTGCACCTCCCGCCTATTCGGGTGGAACGACAAGCCCGGCCGCACCGCCGACGACGTCATCAACGCACTCACCGCCGCCGCTGACCAGTGGGACTCCCTCCACACGCAGGGAGGCGACAACCGATGA
- a CDS encoding replication initiator: MVSTLDLTPRASARGVGSNADTITPHVGYTAAGSAFTRAQQPDYFGWIEHVRAAAGCTRPIRLAGQLLTVEPATGRLLDARHTDAMPDAAIYKACGNRRATVCPTCAGVYQRDAYQLLRAGLVGGKGVPETVSRHPAVFATFTAPSFGPVHVRAVKRHTCANRKRCDCRPDPCHARRSTDPTAGLCTHGRPAVCWARHEPGDQVLGQPLCLDCYDHDHQVVWNVFAGELWRRTKQAAERHLAQLARRRGIPPARMVTASGKVRTVAPVRLSHGKAAEFQARGAVHFHALVRLDGVDPTDPTAVIPPPHAFTAADLDDAIRHAVGHVSYTTPTHPDRPEGWSIVWGDPTKGLDIRPISLTGTGEVTDGMVAGYLAKYATKSTEVTGHRSVRLDADSIGDYADPDGDHTARLIDACWRLGRPTSTPVPLSQRPRDHRPRPGFVQRWECPDCVTHTRYAACPVCIAERQASLDAEPAKPATGNPYARLRRWAHMLGFGGHFLTKARRYSVTFQLLRDTRVTYRRNDDQDQDVTDPIKAVDHLDDTTLIVGTLTFAGVGWHTTGDALLANTAAAMARARHATGREELAHELGITPAGSTPVAA, from the coding sequence ATGGTTTCGACGCTGGACCTCACACCCCGCGCTTCGGCCCGGGGTGTGGGCTCGAACGCCGACACCATCACCCCCCACGTCGGCTACACCGCCGCCGGCTCCGCGTTCACCCGCGCCCAACAACCCGACTACTTCGGCTGGATCGAACACGTCCGCGCCGCCGCCGGCTGCACCCGCCCCATCCGCCTCGCCGGCCAACTCCTCACCGTCGAACCCGCCACCGGCCGACTCCTCGACGCCCGACACACCGACGCCATGCCCGACGCCGCGATCTACAAGGCGTGCGGCAACCGCCGCGCCACCGTCTGCCCCACCTGCGCTGGCGTCTACCAACGCGACGCCTACCAACTCCTGCGCGCCGGCCTCGTCGGCGGCAAAGGCGTCCCCGAAACCGTCTCCCGACACCCGGCCGTGTTCGCCACCTTCACCGCCCCGTCCTTCGGCCCCGTGCACGTCCGCGCCGTCAAGCGGCACACCTGCGCCAACCGCAAACGCTGCGACTGCCGACCCGACCCCTGCCACGCCCGCCGCAGCACCGACCCCACCGCCGGCCTGTGCACCCACGGCCGCCCGGCCGTCTGCTGGGCACGCCACGAACCCGGGGACCAGGTGCTCGGCCAGCCGCTGTGCCTGGACTGCTACGACCACGACCACCAGGTCGTATGGAACGTGTTCGCAGGCGAACTGTGGCGACGGACCAAGCAAGCCGCGGAACGCCACCTCGCCCAACTCGCCCGCCGACGTGGCATCCCGCCGGCCCGGATGGTCACCGCCTCGGGCAAGGTCCGCACGGTCGCCCCGGTCCGGCTGTCCCACGGCAAAGCCGCCGAGTTCCAAGCACGCGGCGCAGTCCACTTCCACGCCCTGGTGCGCCTCGACGGCGTCGACCCCACCGACCCCACCGCCGTCATCCCACCACCGCACGCGTTCACCGCCGCCGACCTCGACGACGCCATCCGCCACGCCGTGGGCCACGTCAGCTACACCACCCCCACCCACCCCGACCGCCCCGAAGGCTGGTCAATCGTGTGGGGCGACCCGACCAAGGGCCTCGACATCCGACCCATCAGCCTGACCGGGACCGGTGAGGTCACCGACGGCATGGTCGCCGGCTACCTTGCCAAGTACGCCACCAAGAGCACCGAGGTAACCGGGCACCGCTCCGTCAGGCTCGACGCCGACTCCATCGGCGACTACGCCGACCCCGACGGCGACCACACCGCCCGCCTCATCGACGCCTGCTGGCGACTCGGCCGACCCACGAGCACACCCGTCCCGCTCTCGCAGCGGCCCCGGGATCACCGACCTCGGCCCGGCTTTGTGCAGCGCTGGGAATGCCCCGACTGCGTCACCCACACCCGCTACGCCGCCTGCCCCGTCTGCATCGCCGAACGTCAAGCCAGCCTTGACGCCGAACCGGCGAAACCAGCCACGGGCAACCCCTACGCCCGGCTGCGCCGCTGGGCACACATGCTCGGCTTCGGCGGCCACTTCCTCACCAAAGCCCGCCGCTACTCCGTCACCTTCCAACTCCTGCGCGACACCCGCGTCACCTACCGACGCAACGACGACCAGGACCAGGACGTCACCGACCCCATCAAGGCCGTCGACCACCTCGACGACACCACCCTGATCGTCGGCACCCTCACCTTCGCCGGCGTCGGCTGGCACACCACCGGAGACGCACTCCTCGCCAACACCGCAGCCGCCATGGCCCGCGCCCGACACGCCACCGGCCGCGAGGAACTTGCTCACGAACTCGGCATCACCCCGGCCGGCTCCACCCCGGTCGCCGCTTGA
- a CDS encoding DUF2637 domain-containing protein, producing the protein MASTDPAAVTEQFAAEYARNAVPTMLKAIGSIKRYNRFVLLGALLTSYLHQAHYLWTQNAGYFAYLVPLIFDAAMVSMLTVVRTSGIAKDAKRGAMVVFAAAAMLSATINFASPGSLGLRLVFALVVVLVIGVELVAGRIRPDFAAIQAEAAALLAAVNDLTETTPATEPTNTPTVDTTPDPAPVVDTPPAPAAITAPAFTPIPAARPEVPAHLMPTARFVIGRHEQSTGRPITTDELAGLLSVTPDIARELLHTITGHTPAVNGTPVGGAR; encoded by the coding sequence ATGGCCAGCACTGACCCCGCTGCCGTCACCGAGCAGTTCGCCGCCGAGTACGCCCGCAACGCCGTACCGACCATGCTCAAGGCGATCGGCTCCATCAAGCGGTACAACCGCTTCGTCCTGCTCGGTGCGCTGCTGACCAGCTACCTGCACCAAGCCCACTACCTGTGGACCCAAAACGCCGGCTACTTCGCCTACCTCGTACCACTGATCTTCGACGCCGCGATGGTGTCGATGCTGACCGTCGTCCGCACCTCCGGCATCGCCAAAGACGCCAAACGCGGAGCCATGGTCGTCTTCGCCGCCGCCGCCATGCTGTCGGCCACCATCAACTTCGCCTCCCCAGGCAGCCTCGGCCTCCGCCTGGTCTTCGCCCTGGTCGTCGTCCTCGTCATCGGCGTCGAACTCGTCGCCGGACGCATCCGCCCCGACTTCGCCGCCATCCAAGCCGAAGCCGCCGCCCTCCTCGCCGCCGTCAACGACCTCACCGAAACGACACCAGCCACCGAGCCGACCAACACCCCGACCGTCGACACCACCCCGGATCCTGCTCCGGTCGTCGACACCCCGCCGGCACCTGCCGCCATCACGGCACCCGCCTTCACCCCGATCCCGGCCGCCCGGCCCGAGGTCCCGGCGCACCTGATGCCCACCGCCCGATTCGTCATCGGACGCCACGAACAGAGCACCGGCCGACCCATCACCACCGACGAACTCGCCGGCCTGCTCTCCGTCACCCCGGACATCGCCCGGGAACTGCTGCACACCATCACCGGCCACACCCCGGCCGTCAACGGCACCCCCGTCGGTGGTGCCCGATGA
- a CDS encoding response regulator transcription factor: MSSARPLIAAEKGDERSVSVAIADVHPLLSGMLNKLFSQQWNVEVVAHVTSMAELVDGDAWAGCPVDVLILHVAQVDSAIETAVRAVAAGSGTHVMVVSGSESDDEMVRCLRSGARGYFGNNADFDSLCLAVGLVARGGTGITGSAASRLAALAGHDMNRAPSSAKGLLDSLTNREREVVALLADGQNNRGIARRLNISERTVRNHLSRIFFKLGVQDRLRAALVARKLMSLSGDFA; this comes from the coding sequence ATGAGTTCTGCGCGCCCGTTGATCGCCGCCGAGAAAGGCGATGAAAGATCAGTGTCGGTGGCCATCGCAGATGTCCATCCGCTGTTGTCCGGGATGTTGAACAAACTTTTCTCTCAGCAGTGGAATGTCGAGGTGGTGGCGCACGTCACATCCATGGCCGAGTTGGTCGACGGGGACGCCTGGGCCGGCTGCCCCGTGGATGTCCTGATCTTGCACGTTGCGCAGGTGGATAGCGCGATCGAGACTGCCGTGCGGGCGGTCGCCGCCGGTTCCGGCACCCATGTCATGGTGGTGTCCGGATCGGAGAGCGATGACGAGATGGTCCGCTGTCTGCGATCCGGGGCGCGAGGCTACTTCGGCAACAACGCTGACTTCGACTCGTTATGCCTGGCCGTCGGTCTCGTGGCGCGCGGCGGCACCGGAATCACCGGTTCGGCGGCATCACGTCTGGCCGCGCTGGCCGGGCACGATATGAATCGCGCGCCGTCGTCCGCGAAGGGCCTACTGGACTCGCTCACGAACCGGGAACGCGAGGTGGTTGCGTTATTGGCAGACGGTCAAAACAATCGCGGTATTGCGCGGAGACTGAACATCTCCGAGCGCACTGTCCGAAACCACCTCAGTCGAATATTCTTCAAGCTCGGCGTGCAGGATCGGCTCCGAGCGGCGTTGGTGGCACGCAAATTGATGAGTCTCTCCGGGGACTTCGCCTAG